TTACCCTCCATTGAGATCTTCTCCATCAGTCATTCCCATATCCTCGACCGTACCAGTCCAACGATTTGCGGggaggagctctctcatgatCGTGGTACCGCTCCTGATTCTCATAAGAATTCAGGGGAACACGCGTTGTACCATGGGGCGTCACATCTCCGCGATCAGCCTCTTTTTGCCATTCTAGCATCAAAATCTTTAGATCATCGTTGCCCAAGCGGATCCCTAAAAGATCCTTTAAAGCTGCGAAGCCTCGCTGTTCATTCTCCAGAATGGACTCCACTTGCCGACGTTCCTCAAGACTACACCCGGACTGGTGCGGATAAGTAACTCCCCGGTTATTTGCCCGCAGTATTTCTCGACCATCAGCATCCTCGTCCACAACTTCGATGATGGGGGTTATGTCATTGGAATTGTTCAGACGTTGCGGGGTTATTGGCACACGTCCACCTTCAGTTCGGCCGTGACCGGCTAAGGCATCTCTATCAGTCACGGGAGCCTTCCCAGGTGTGTGAGCAGCTTGATTATGGCGAAGGCCCCTTCTAATCTTGCGTCTCTCCACGGTGTTCAACTTTGAGTCGAAACCGTTCAAAGCATCTCCCATATGATATAGTTTCCCCAGCAAATCAGCGTTACTAATCAGCGTTACTAATCAGCACTGGCGGTTGACCTCCAACATCTGGAGTGGGGCGGTCAGCCATGGGTGGAACGTAGGGTTCATGGCTGTCATAGCTTCCATCATAAAAAATTCCATCACGGTATTGAGACATCTTTCCTCCTAGATGTATATCTTGATTAGCCCTTCTTCTAGCACCAATTtattgacggaggaatttgggagcaataaagtttgaggttcgtagccggaaacgGGATCTATGGCAGTGGTTCTTTATTGAAAACGTGAACAGTAAccggtggatccgatgaacagtgtTCGTCAAAAATTATGAACAGTGTAtagtggtggtgattattggtggctgagattgcttagggttaatGGTGGATCATTTGCGCTCTCACTTCTGACCCCATGTAATTTGCCTACATATCcttatttatagggaatcaagcaaatatagttcttggggaacaagaaacctaatgggcttagatctcttATCCCGAGGCCTAGTAGGAAACCTACtagaaaccgtcttctactagctttaggaatgtctgccgatgaggcccaaccacaaaggcccaaggctcgtccgcggcttcgagacttcacggataaggcatctctctggccaaggataaccctccgctaccagctgtttctctagaTCATGGATGCAGGTATAGctgtggttcaccccaaatgttggacgcatccttgtctcccgataaggagcccctaccagattataggacaagtgatcccaagcttttgggtgaaaagtgcaggatactccaaagtctcccaacgaggacactcgttgactacagagacagagctcccaaagaaCACACCAAagttcaccccacatccccaatgaggacactcattgattgtaggaggaggccttccgtccaggcatacccctggcGGTCTCTGTCCATGGACACTGCCTTCCTGTAGATGCACCACAGAAAgaagttcttcaatagagtacctgcatcaaataagTTAGTgataataatctccatcttcctcAAATCCTCCAAAGAACCCGTCCAAGTAACCATGTCAAAACTTCACCTGAGTCATTCTTgaacttagggcgcgccctaagctTTCCCAAAGGTAAAAGAGTCAACTTTGTAATGATTTCTTCAACACTCTTCATTCAATCAATAAGGCGCGCCTCCCTCCTCCTATTGAGGGCGCACCATCATATTTCACAGGTGCAATTTCCATCAATCGTTCATAATTCATGGTGCATCATTCTCTTTCGATAGGACGCGCCTACTGTCCTTTCATAAAGGAGGGTCTCCTCTTCCGCTCCTTAATTTTAGGCATTTGTACCTTTATTTTGACTATTTTATTAGTCTTAATTTAAATAACTTTTATACCAATTTTCGGGAATAACAATACTTATTAATATACAAATAGGTGTATAAGTTAGTGATTCTACATTAATAAAAAATAGTGTAGtgattaaaatttatatttttattgatatttatagaCCTGTTTACGaaatattattatctttaattaaaaggtaaattttagatgatattaattatatacaaattgtcatTAGTCTATTAACCgaccaaatccaactaactatattCAAATTTATATTCTAGCTAAAATCCAAAGCTTCTTGTTGTTTTGCTGGGTAATTTTTTTGACGAGGAGGCCACGTAACATCGATTTATTTTGTTTCAGTTTTTTATTTGTGCTGGAGTCAGCCATGAATGTGTATCAACGTTttttttaatttgtgttttattTCATACTTACAAtagaaaaatattattattttttcataaaataattttataaatttttttaaagtAAGGATAATTAAGTAAATTCACAGAGAATTTAATAAAATTCTCTGTAAGGCAGCAAttgtatatatttaataaaattttgtaaAAGTTATTGTTGTCTCCAGGAGGAGTGGAGTGATGATAGAGCAGAACGGTAAACATCTGGTAAGCTTTTTATAGTTAGAGAATATCTTATGTTTGAACATAGGTCCAATAGAATTGTTATCTTATGTTTAAAGTGGTTTTAATTACACATTTTATCTTATCTAAAATAATAACTTTATTCTGCTTTTGTGTCTTACCTGTTGAGAAGGTGAGGATGTTGTACATAGTATTACCTACAGGCTACAACTAGACACAGAGCTTTTTAATATTAGTTAAGACCACTCAATACAAAAGAAATTGTTTACCCTTCAACTTTATTGCGATGCTTAATATTGTGCTAATGTAGGACCATTTTGATTTGTGCAGCCCAACTGCATTATTTTGGCCATTTCACCTTCTAATCAAGATATAACTGCTTCTTATTTCACTTGCATTATTTTGATAGTATTGTTTGAGGTTCATCTTTATAAATGAGATTATAAGATTGATCGATACTAAATTTGACTTGGGTTTAAGATTGCACTAATTGTAATACTGGATTTAGATTTGATTAGTAATAGGACCCTGGTCTTCGGAAGCACTACAATACTTTTGACCTATATTAAATATATGATCATATTGGGGACTTACTCTAACACCTTAAgattttagatgagctggttacttaacatggtatcagagctacagtgCTAAGAGTCTTCATTTTATTCTTTACAATCAATTATTTCTGCATCTGTTCTTTACCAGATCTCAGAATCTTTTATTGTTCAGTCTTTTTCATTGCTGCTAAAGTCTCATATCAAGATATAATGACACCTTTATTTCTCCACCCATCAGACAATACTAGCTCGATTCAAGTCGATAAGTTGCAAGGCTCCTCAGACTACCGAGCATGGCGGCGTTCAATGGAGATCAACCTCTCCTCAAAACGCAAACTCGGTTCAAAACGCAAACTCAGCTTCGTCACAGGTAGGGTTACTAGCCCAACTGATGATATTCTTAAGGCTGAGATGTGGGATACATGTAATAACACGGTGATAGCATGGATTACAAGTAATGTTAGTCCTACTATAATGAGATCTATTATGTATATGACTAGTGCTAAAGATAACTGGTCTAATCTTGAGAAAAGGTTTTCACTCAGTAATGGAAGCAGGAAGTACAAACTTTGTCGTAAACTTTATGATCTCAAACAAGCTAATCTATCTATCACTGAGTATTATACTTCCATGAAAATGGTTTGGGAAGAACTAGATACTCTTACTCTGTTGCCTGCAGTTACAGTTTCTACTGATGAAGTTCTGAAACTTCTCGAGGAGATTCATTTGCAAAAAGAAGAACTGCGTCTCTTCCAGTTCTTAAATGGTCTTGATGATCAATATAACTCTCAGTGTAGTCAGCTATTGTTGCAGTCTCCTTTGCCCACAGTTGAGTTGGCATGTTCTGCACTTGAACAAGAAGAGGCTCAGCGATGTATGCTTGGTCTCAACAAAGGCACAAATGACATGATGGCCATGTACCGTCGATCTGCTCCAGATAGAAATCTTATATGCACAACCTGTGGTGGCAAAGGCCATGTCACTGAAAGATGCTGTCAAACTATTGGATACCCACGCCAGCATCCTAAGCATTCCTAGTATACTCCATCTTCTGTAAAGCGAGGTCCAAAAGGGAATAACAGTGCAGTCAAGTCCACTTCTAGTCACAAGTTTGCAGGTGTTATTCACTCAGATGCTGGCATTTCTACTCATGGGTTTAGTCAAGAACAACTTGCTCAATTGGCCAATCTTATGCCTCAACTCACTATGCAATATCCTGCACAATCTGAAACTGATGATGAAATCGACTACCACTTCTCGGGCATGTTGTATTCCAACAAAGATAACAGCAATGCCAATGAGTGGATAATCGATTCCGGGGCAACACatcatatgactggaaatattTGGGCTCTTAAAATTGCTTCAAAGCTGTCTGGAGCACAGAGCATCAATCTACCTACTGGAGAAGGAATTGATATTTCTCATAAAGGACAGGTACACTTGAACTCAGACTTAATTTTACAGAATGTGTTGTGTGTGCCCTCCTTTATACACAATTTGATTTCTGTGCAAAAACTCATTAAAGAAAATGATTGTGACATTCAATTTTTTGATACACATTATGTTATAGCTAATAAATCTAGTAAGAAAGTGCATACTGTGGGCTATGTTAGAAATGGTCTTTATTATATTGATGTATCTTTATCTGTGAAACCCATTTGTTTGTCTGTTGAATCTTCGAAGTCAACCTACACTAAAAAGGACATAGCCTTTTGGCATCACATGCTAGGCCATGCCTCCCTATCTAGCTTGAAACATATCCCAAAGTTAAAAGGCCGTCACAACTCTACTCAGATATGTGTGTCCTATCCCATGTCTAAACAAACTAAATAACCTTTTCCTCTGAGTGAGTCACATGCTACCTCGAGTTTTGAGCTTTTGTATATGGACATTTGGGGACCGTATAAAGTACCTTACAAGTCCAAATACAGATATTTCCTAACCTTGGTAGATGATTACTCAAGATACACCTGGGTTAACCTCCTGGAAGAAAAATCTAAAGCTCTCACACAGTTAAAGGCCTTTCTGAATTATGTCTCGAACAAGTTCAGTAAAAAATGTGCAAGTCATTCGTTCAAACAACGCACTTGAGTTCACATCTTTGGCTTGTCAATAATTTTTTTCTGAAAAAGGGATTGTGCAGCAGACATCTTGTCCATACATGCCTCAACAAAACGCTCGTGTCGAGCGAAAACACAGGCACATCTTAGAACTTGCACGTGGTTTAAGGTTTCACTCAGGAATGCCTTTGGAAATGTGGGGAGCCTGTGTCATGACTTCTGTTCATCTGATTAATAAACTGTCATATGTGGTTTTGCATAACAAGTCATCTTATGAGATGTTGTACAAATATGAGCCTGAATATGATCATCTAAGGGTCTTTGGTTGCCTGGCTTTTGCGTGTAATCCAACTCAAACCCTGACAATTTTCAACACAGAGGAGTACCTTGTGTATTTGTGGGGTACCCACCAAAGGAAAAGGGATATAAGCTTGTAAATCTACAAACAAAGCAGGAGTTTACATCACGAGACGTAATATTTCATGAATCAATATTCCCTTATCACACCAGTTCATCTTCAAAATACATGACACATGTGCCTCCCTCAATGCCTACACCTCTAACTGTCGATGCTGATGATATCTTGGTAAAAGATATGGCTCAAGAAATTGAAGATTCGCCACAGGTCTCTTCTCCAATGGCTATTATTGTGGAGCCCATTGCAAGTTGAAGTGAATCTTCTACACCCATAATAAACTCCTGAGAGTGTTTCTGTGCGAAGATCTACTCGAGCACATGTTACACCAATATGGATGAAAGATTTTGTTACCGCGAATAAGTCTCATTCTGCTGCAAACTTGGCTGTTACCTTGGTGGATAAACCATTTTATTGCTTTCTTACTGCTGTCAGCACACATCAAGATCCATGTCACTTTAAAGATGCTGTACTCCACGAACACTGGGTGAAAGCT
The sequence above is drawn from the Apium graveolens cultivar Ventura chromosome 2, ASM990537v1, whole genome shotgun sequence genome and encodes:
- the LOC141696550 gene encoding uncharacterized protein LOC141696550: MTPLFLHPSDNTSSIQVDKLQGSSDYRAWRRSMEINLSSKRKLGSKRKLSFVTGRVTSPTDDILKAEMWDTCNNTVIAWITSNVSPTIMRSIMYMTSAKDNWSNLEKRFSLSNGSRKYKLCRKLYDLKQANLSITEYYTSMKMVWEELDTLTLLPAVTVSTDEVLKLLEEIHLQKEELRLFQFLNGLDDQYNSQCSQLLLQSPLPTVELACSALEQEEAQRCMLGLNKGTNDMMAMYRRSAPDRNLICTTCGGKGHRGPKGNNSAVKSTSSHKFAGVIHSDAGISTHGFSQEQLAQLANLMPQLTMQYPAQSETDDEIDYHFSGMLYSNKDNSNANEWIIDSGATHHMTGNIWALKIASKLSGAQSINLPTGEGIDISHKGQQTSCPYMPQQNARVERKHRHILELARGLRFHSGMPLEMWGACVMTSVHLINKLSYVVLHNKSSYEMLYKYEPEYDHLRVFGCLAFACNPTQTLTIFNTEEYLVSSSKYMTHVPPSMPTPLTVDADDILVKDMAQEIEDSPQVSSPMAIIVEPIAS